One window of the Dermacentor andersoni chromosome 10, qqDerAnde1_hic_scaffold, whole genome shotgun sequence genome contains the following:
- the LOC126543569 gene encoding juvenile hormone acid O-methyltransferase-like yields the protein MLDFCQKVFRREPDETQQFLDVGCGIGDLTREELLPRCLPCRRIVAVDLSAQMVEHATRHYHHDRLHFRKLDIESDEDVAEFIGEHGLFDRVYSFHAVIWVRDQAKALKNVARLLKPRGECLLIFHASLQSFDISRNLLKMERWNKYSHLVKQMVPKTQDMNGDERIEYISRILAEAGLSPSILELPVSTVFDNMSFEIMAGYP from the exons ATGCTCGACTTTTGCCAGAAGGTGTTCCGGCGCGAACCGGACGAGACGCAGCAGTTCCTGGACGTTGGCTGCGGTATCGGAGACCTGACGCGAGAGGAGCTGCTTCCTCGATGCCTGCCGTGCCGGCGCATCGTCGCCGTCGACTTGTCGGCGCAGATGGTGGAGCACGCCACTCGTCACTATCACCACGACAGGCTTCACTTCAGGAAGTTAGACATCGAGAGCGACGAGGACGTGGCCGAGTTCATCGGCGAGCATGGTCTCTTCGACCGGGTGTACTCGTTTCACGCTGTCATCTGGGTGCGAGACCAAGCTAAGGCGCTGAAGAACGTGGCCAGGCTTCTGAAGCCTCGCGGAGAGTGCCTTCTGATTTTCCACGCGTCTCTGCAATCGTTCGACATCAGCCGCAACCTCCTTAAAATGGAGCGTTGGAATAAGTATTCTCAC TTGGTCAAGCAGATGGTACCGAAGACGCAAGACATGAACGGCGACGAGCGCATTGAATACATTTCCAGGATCCTGGCAGAAGCTGGACTCTCACCGAGTATATTGGAGCTTCCAGTGAGCACAGTTTTTGACAACATGAGCTTCGAAATCATGGCTG GTTATCCGTAA